A genome region from candidate division KSB1 bacterium includes the following:
- a CDS encoding TonB-dependent receptor, giving the protein MVQTEIDPVTYRATLVSDDTTYTNPMLLQPDNLLNLTLGYDYKGFSIRAAMRYKSRIFTANSWYEKLRGYSTDFYRYDLSVRQQLPVKGLEFFLNINNLTNEVEKSVINHMNFTSYYEEYGRSANIGLRYRL; this is encoded by the coding sequence GTGGTTCAAACGGAAATTGATCCCGTCACGTATCGCGCAACTCTGGTGAGCGATGATACGACCTATACCAACCCCATGCTTTTACAGCCGGATAATCTGCTCAATCTGACGTTGGGGTATGACTATAAGGGATTTTCAATCCGTGCAGCCATGCGATACAAATCAAGAATATTCACCGCAAACAGTTGGTATGAAAAGCTGAGAGGGTATTCAACAGACTTTTACCGCTATGATTTATCGGTCAGACAGCAGTTGCCGGTGAAGGGATTGGAATTTTTCCTGAACATCAACAACCTGACCAATGAAGTGGAAAAAAGCGTGATCAATCACATGAACTTTACCAGTTATTATGAAGAGTACGGCCGGAGCGCCAATATCGGGCTCAGGTACAGACTTTAA